A single window of Colletes latitarsis isolate SP2378_abdomen chromosome 4, iyColLati1, whole genome shotgun sequence DNA harbors:
- the LOC143341427 gene encoding CREB-binding protein isoform X5, whose translation MADHLVDGPPNKRPKLGDPFQGTSDSAVGMAPLMMHHTYTTYGGGGSGNMQQMQGPPQQLHLPQHQLQPHWNNHTVQKRNYITNTDMFDLENDLPDDLLSSGSWGSATESAKPPATGPGPGQQNGALDSELRQHVQQQQQQLSHHLIQQQCLLKQGNKNLVANSLVMAAGTLGNKSPNMQSPPNVSVSKVVDPQMVVSLGNLPSSIASSLANNQMSIANSMGGLQSSMSMAGSNPTMSMSGGMNSGLVMTSTASGNNNMGGMAGGSLIVTNSLNKQSLNTVTMMSSNTQGIHHPSGPHSVAQMQNGPGIMNTRAVAMQQQQAHMVSAAARGQSPHQQVHQVGIGPGQGGPRMQAPPNMANMPNMGQIGASSPYSYASPGSGPGPGVTVCTNSPVGVVAPQQKGVGTNMTAMQAGRFGTTGPIGSATVVGGPEGGMAQQAQPPAPSPAQSQSGAPTGVQSGPQQATQGQISGTGAPAGATKSTADPEKRKLIQQQLVLLLHAHKCQRRESQANGDVWQCTLPDCKTMKNVLNHMTACQAGKNCTVPHCSSSRQIISHWKHCNRNDCPVCLPLKQANKNKTTNAAAASTSQPNSQPNPSATEMRRAYDALGIQCPTTTPGLGPGQCVTRRIPAPGMQGATGTMGNVRLAQPQTQAASGQSVVGAGQQVVAPNVSLPLSSDSNTVGVAGNQAASTSGVTPAAAAAAVNIQQSVNVHQLFGLNDSGQLNVAAENRLASPQLPVGAQQSQVTATPMPGTKEWHQSVTPDLRNHLVHKLVQAIFPTPDPNAMLDKRMHNLVAYARKVEGDMYEMANSRSEYYHLLAEKIYKIQKELEEKRQKRKEQQQLQAQQQQQQPQPGSSGTAGPGLRPCAPPGVGTVPPSRPVGTVTPSLRSHSPGMAQLGTLPTMGIPHNRMQFSQQQAQQQQQQVQGQAQTKVQVQQQMQQQQQQQQQQQQQQQQQQGILVGPPGPSPNGQTSSNPNVVPNPGLSPFGQPQMSQANLTTTTTSATTSQFPTSNGTSGLPNSSPVQSQHQFPDLMKVRMAQAQAAIAHKHQQQQQQQQQQQQQQQQQQPPPQPQQQQNQSQPQQPTSTSNQSSAATSMPQAPSPFNNMQQQSNQQQSQQFNNNRPLPSVSTSNDSGISTSTPQTIPPPASSGPSPGPVTTNGPQSTTSTPNTPLVPSLMTPNQTVSSANQTPPHPGTTPSPAGLASLGKGMTSQERAALNAPRASSMSSQMAAITAALDRDNSPSPPMNNNKGKLDSIKEESMKMEIKQEDGSENHRMDGGKSVNNDMSIKTEIKTEAMEEGSGEGITKEESSGIKEEPVTPMSSQDTTPDIKPLVPEPIQSSGTSTDKKRLCLFKPDELRQALMPTLEKLYRQDPDSIPFRQPVDPQALGIPDYFDIVKKPMDLSTIKRKLDTGQYSDPWEYVDDVWMMFDNAWLYNRKTSRVYRYCTKLSEVFEQEIDPVMQALGYCCGRKYTFNPQVLCCYGKQLCTIPRDAKYYSYQNSLKAYGLVSDRYTFCQKCFNDIPGDTVTLGDDPTQPQTAIKKEQFQEMKNDHLELEPFVVCTDCGRKVHQICVLHMESIWPLGFTCDNCLKKKGQKRKENKFNAKRLPVTKLGTYIETRVNNFLKKKEAGAGEVAIRVVASSDKVVEVKPGMRSRFVENGDMPGEFPYRAKALFAFEEVDGTDVCFFGMHVQEYGSECTPPNTRRVYIAYLDSVHFFRPRQFRTAVYHEILLGYLDYAKQLGYTMAHIWACPPSEGDDYIFHCHPQEQKIPKPKRLQEWYKKMLDKGMVERIVLDYKDILKQAMEDKLSSAADLPYFEGDFWPNVLEESIKELDQEEEEKRKQAEAAEAAAANAIFSLSEDSETGPDGKKKGQKKAKKSNKSKANQRKNSKKSNTPQTGNDLSAKIFATMEKHKEVFFVIRLHSAQSAASLAPIQDPDPVINCDLMDGRDAFLTMARERHYEFSSLRRAKFSSMSMLYELHNQGQDKFVYTCNNCKSHVETRYHCTVCDDFDLCISCKEKDGHPHHMEKLGLDLDDGSSPADAKQANPQEARKLSIQRCIQSLVHACQCRDANCRLPSCQKMKRVVTHTKVCKRKTNGGCPICKQLIALCCYHAKHCQETKCLVPFCSNIKHKLKQQQLQQRLQQAQLLRRRMAVMNTRPTGPVGAMQTGQQTSNVTMPTGVAMKPGVSPTNLPSPHQPGIGLKPGTQTPPAHVLQVVKQVQEEAARQQAPHVGYGKVTPGGGVGVGVGVGGQTGGVMPPPQMQRPMPVQMANPSGTHLIPMDQWTPSRYQTSAVMQQNPGLRQQTPQQLMQQQQQHQGQPGMGMGGQMPRQPGVIGGPVSQVGPQAQNNMHKHVLQQLMQTLKNPHTPEQQNQILQILKSNPPIMAAFIKQRQQSGQYGGGVGGPLGPNQPQQQPGLQHMMSQQQQQQQQQQQHQQQQQQQQQHQQQQQQQQGRMQIQAMLNQQQQQQQQQQQQQQQQQPVQQQPQWYKQQMLVMQQRQQQAQQQQQQQQQQQQQQPFTQPPAPPYGQQRPIRPSLLGKSHLIPDKMRFVEPLGSWSNVCHDSAYSSSGYSGFSEQGYGQPGLKPTPPPIPSPQGVMGPPGISVQQQLMQSVRSPPPIRSPQPNPSPRPVPSPRNQPVPSPRSGPVPSPHHHPPHGTPTHSPAHELGGPSEMMLSQLNGGTGTPTGHPGTMPHHPSPAPPPTSGTDSSEVTPMTPQDQLSKFVEGL comes from the exons ATGGCCGACCACCTGGTGGACGGCCCGCCGAACAAGCGGCCGAAGCTTGGAGATCCTTTTCAAGGGACTTCGGACTCCGCGG TGGGTATGGCGCCTCTAATGATGCACCATACTTATACAACCTATGGGGGAGGTGGCAGTGGTAACATGCAACAAATGCAGGGCCCGCCACAACAGCTACATCTGCCACAGCATCAGCTGCAGCCACATTGGAACAACCATACCGTCCAGAAAAGAA ATTACATAACAAACACAGATATGTTTGATCTTGAAAATGATCTACCCGACGATCTATTATCATCGGGGTCTTGGGGTTCCGCAACCGAGAGCGCTAAACCACCAGCAACAGGCCCAGGTCCAGGGCAGCAAAATGGTGCCCTTGACTCGGAACTTCGACAGCAtgtacagcaacaacaacaacaactttCGCATCATCTAATACAACAACAA TGTCTTTTGAAACAGGGTAACAAGAATTTGGTTGCTAACTCTTTAGTAATGGCTGCTGGAACCTTGGGTAACAAAAGTCCAAATATGCAATCTCCGCCGAATGTTTCTGTCTCTAAAGTAGTTGATCCACAAATGGTTGTGAGTCTGGGAAATTTACCAAGTAGCATAGCCAGTTCTTTGGCAAACAATCAAATGTCTATTGCAAATTCTATGGGAGGCCTTCAATCGTCGATGAGCATGGCAGGTAGTAATCCTACCATGTCAATGTCAGGTGGAATGAATTCTGGCCTAGTTATGACCAGCACTGCTAGTGGAAATAATAATATGGGTGGAATGGCAGGTGGAAGTTTAATTGTGACCAACAGTTTAAATAAACAGTCTTTAAATACT GTAACCATGATGAGCTCTAATACTCAAGGAATTCATCATCCTAGCGGGCCGCATAGCGTTGCTCAAATGCAGAATGGACCTGGAATAATGAACACCAGAGCTGTAGCAATGCAACAACAACAAGCGCATATGGTTAGTGCTGCAGCAAGAGGTCAAAGTCCGCATCAACAAGTACATCAAGTTGGTATTGGTCCTGGGCAAGGAGGTCCACGAATGCAGGCTCCTCCAAACATGGCAAATATGCCAAATATGGGACAAATCGGCGCATCCAGTCCCTATAGTTACG CATCTCCAGGTAGTGGACCAGGGCCTGGTGTTACCGTATGTACTAATAGTCCTGTTGGAGTTGTCGCGCCACAACAAAAAGGAGTAGGGACAAACATGACTGCCATGCAAGCTGGTAGATTTGGAACTACAGGACCCATTGGTTCTGCTACTGTTGTGGGTGGTCCAGAAGGTGGTATGGCGCAACAAGCTCAACCTCCTGCTCCAAGTCCAGCTCAATCTCAATCCGGTGCACCAACAGGAGTGCAATCTGGTCCACAACAAGCTACTCAGGGCCAAATATCTGGTACCGGTGCTCCAGctg GTGCTACAAAATCAACCGCCGATCCAGAAAAACGTAAACTTATTCAACAACAATTAGTTCTTTTGCTTCATGCGCATAAGTGTCAACGTCGAGAAAGCCAAGCTAACGGCGACGTTTGGCAATGTACATTGCCAGATTGTAAAACAATGAAGAACGTGTTGAACCATATGACTGCTTGTCAAGCAGGGAAAAATTGTACAGTGCCACACTGTAGTTCTTCGAGACAAATTATTAGTCATTGGAAACATTGTAACCGCAACGACTGTCCTGTGTGCTTACCCTTGAAACAagctaataaaaataaaactacaAACGCTGCTGCGGCATCTACGTCACAACCAAATAGTCAACCAAATCCGAGTGCAACCGAGATGAGAAGAGCATATGATGCTTTGGGTATTCAATGCCCTACGACAACGCCTGGTTTAGGACCTGGTCAGTGTGTTACTAGAAGAATACCTGCACCAGGTATGCAAGGAGCAACCGGGACAATGGGAAACGTCAGGCTAGCTCAACCTCAAACTCAAGCTGCTTCGGGTCAATCTGTGGTTGGTGCCGGGCAGCAAGTAGTTGCACCAAATGTATCTCTTCCTTTAAGTTCTGATTCTAATACTGTCGGGGTAGCTGGTAATCAGGCCGCGTCCACTAGTGGAGTTACACCTGCTGCAGCAGCGGCTGCTGTAAACATACAGCAATCGGTTAATGTGCAtcaattatttggtttaaacgATTCAGGGCAGCTCAATGTTGCGGCTGAAAATAGGCTAGCTAGCCCTCAACTTCCAGTTGGAGCTCAACAAAGTCAAGTAACAGCAACGCCGATGCCAGGAACGAAGGAGTGGCATCAATCCGTAACTCCAGATCTTAGaaatcatcttgttcataaaTTGGTTCAAGCAATATTTCCAACTCCCGATCCAAATGCTATGCTTGATAAAAGGATGCATAATTTGGTTGCGTATGCAAGGAAAGTTGAAGGTGATATGTATGAGATGGCTAATTCTAGATCAGAGTATTACCATTTACTTgctgaaaaaatatataagatTCAAAAGGAATTAGAGGAGAAGCGTCAAAAGCGGAAAGAACAGCAACAGTTACAggcgcaacagcaacagcaacaacctCAACCTGGGTCGTCCGGAACAGCTGGTCCGGGTTTGAGGCCGTGTGCTCCACCTGGCGTCGGAACTGTTCCACCATCGCGACCAGTTGGAACAGTTACTCCTAGTTTGCGTAGTCATTCACCGGGCATGGCTCAACTTGGAACTTTACCTACAATGGGCATTCCGCACAATAGAATGCAATTTTCTCAACAACAAgcccaacaacaacaacaacaggtgCAGGGTCAGGCCCAAACCAAAGTCCAAGTTCAGCAACAaatgcagcagcagcagcagcaacaacaacaacagcagcagcagcagcagcagcaacaaggaATTTTAGTTGGTCCACCGGGCCCTAGTCCAAACGGACAAACATCTTCTAACCCTAACGTCGTTCCAAATCCTGGTCTCAGCCCTTTCGGACAACCACAAATGTCACAAGCAAATTTAACAACTACTACCACATCTGCAACAACTAGTCAATTTCCAACCTCGAATGGCACTTCCGGTTTACCTAACAGTTCTCCTGTACAAAGTCAACATCAATTTCCCGACCTAATGAAAGTTAGAATGGCACAAGCTCAAGCAGCAATCGCGCATAAAcatcaacaacaacagcagcagcagcagcaacagcaacagcagcagcagcagcagcagccacCACCACAACCACAGCAACAGCAAAATCAGTCACAGCCACAACAACCGACAAGCACTTCTAATCAAAGCTCTGCGGCAACATCAATGCCTCAAGCACCATCACCGTTCAATAATATGCAGCAACAAAGTAATCAACAACAAAGTCAACAATTCAACAATAATCGGCCTCTACCATCCGTTTCAACGTCCAATGATAGCGGTATCAGCACGTCAACACCTCAAACAATACCACCTCCTGCGTCTAGCGGGCCTAGTCCCGGTCCAGTGACAACAAACGGACCTCAATCTACAACTTCCACACCTAATACACCGCTAGTTCCTTCATTGATGACTCCAAATCAAACAGTTTCTTCCGCCAACCAAACACCACCTCATCCTGGCACTACACCATCCCCCGCTGGTCTCGCAAGCCTAGGAAAAGGGATGACATCTCAGGAGAGGGCTGCACTAAATGCGCCGAGAGCTTCGTCTATGTCTTCGCAAATGGCCGCTATTACGGCTGCTTTAGATCGTGATAATTCTCCTAGTCCACCGATGAATAACAATAAAGGAAAACTGGATTCTATTAAAGAGGAGAGTATGAAAATGGAAATCAAACAAGAGGATGGTTCTGAGAATCATAGAATGGATGGTGGTAAAAGTGTAAACAACGATATGTCTATTAAAACTGAAATCAAAACAGAAGCAATGGAAGAAGGATCTGGGGAGGGTATCACGAAAGAAGAATCTTCCGGTATCAAGGAAGAGCCAGTGACACCGATGTCCAGTCAGGACACAACACCGGACATCAAACCATTAGTTCCTGAGCCGATACAGTCGAGCGGAACATCGACGGACAAGAAACGGTTGTGTTTGTTTAAACCCGACGAATTGCGTCAAGCACTGATGCCAACATTAGAAAAACTTTACCGTCAGGATCCGGATTCTATACCGTTTAGACAACCGGTTGACCCGCAAGCATTAGGAATCCCAGATTACTTTGACATCGTTAAAAAACCAATGGATCTTTCGACGATCAAAAGAAAATTAGATACGGGACAATACAGTGATCCATGGGAATATGTCGATGATGTGTGGATGATGTTTGACAATGCGTGGCTTTACAATCGTAAAACCTCGCGTGTTTACAGATATTGCACAAAG CTTTCGGAAGTTTTTGAACAAGAGATAGATCCTGTAATGCAGGCTCTAGGATATTGTTGCGGAAGGAAATACACGTTCAATCCGCAAGTTTTATGCTGTTACGGGAAACAGCTCTGTACAATACCGAGAGACGCAAAGTACTACTCCTATCAGAATAG TCTAAAGGCATATGGTCTTGTTTCCGACAGATACACCTTCTGTCAGAAATGTTTCAACGACATTCCTGGTGACACTGTGACGTTAGGAGACGATCCAACGCAACCTCAGAC TGCCATTAAAAAGGAACAGTTCCAGGAAATGAAGAACGATCATTTGGAATTGGAGCCTTTTGTTGTGTGTACAGATTGCGGTAGGAAAGTGCATCAAATCTGCGTGCTTCACATGGAATCAATTTGGCCGCTAGG GTTTACTTGTGataattgtttaaaaaagaaaGGACAGAAACGCAAAGAGAATAAATTTAATGCTAAACGTTTACCAGTTACAAAATTGGGCACTTATATCGAAACACGAGTAAATAACTTCTTAAAGAAAAAGGAAGCTGGTGCCGGCGAAGTCGCGATTAGAGTCGTAGCGTCAAGCGATAAAGTGGTCGAAGTAAAGCCTGGAATGAGAAGTAGATTTGTAGAAAACGGTGATATGCCTGGCGAATTTCCGTATAGAGCGAAAGCGCTGTTTGCATTTGAAGAGGTTGACGGCACCGATGTATGTTTTTTCGGCATGCATGTGCAAGAGTATGGCAGTGAATGTACACCACCTAATACCAGAAGAGTCTATATCGCGTACTTGGATTCCGTACACTTTTTCCGGCCTAGACAATTCCGAACAGCAGTCTATCACGAAATACTTCTTGGATATTTGGATTACGCGAAGCAACTCGG ATACACCATGGCTCATATCTGGGCTTGCCCACCTTCTGAAGGAGATGATTATATTTTTCACTGCCACCCCCAAGAACAAAAGATTCCAAAGCCTAAGAGATTACAGGAATGGTACAAGAAAATGTTAGATAAAGGCATGGTCGAGAGGATCGTACTTGATTACAAA GATATTTTGAAACAAGCAATGGAAGACAAATTGTCGTCAGCTGCCGATTTACCATATTTTGAGGGTGATTTTTGGCCCAATGTTTTAGAAGAAAGTATCAAGGAATTAGATCAAGAAGAGGAAGAAAAACGTAAACAAGCTGAAGCTGCCGAAGCCGCCGCCGCCAATGCG ATTTTCTCGTTATCGGAAGATTCTGAAACAGGTCCGGATGGAAAAAAGAaaggacagaaaaaggccaaaaaGTCTAACAAATCCAAAGCGAATCAAAGAAAAAACAGTAAAAAATCTAATACTCCTCAAACAGGAAATGacctttcggcaaaaatttttgcGACCATGGAGAAACATAAGGAAGTGTTTTTTGTTATCAGGTTGCATAGTGCTCAAAGTGCAGCCAGTTTAGCA CCCATTCAGGATCCTGATCCCGTTATTAATTGTGACCTTATGGATGGTCGTGATGCTTTTCTTACAATGGCTAGAGAAAGACATTACGAATTCTCTTCTTTGAGACGTGCGAAATTTAGTTCTATGTCCATGTTGTATGAATTGCACAACCAAGGCCAAGATAAATTTGTCTATACTTGTAATAACTGTAAGAGTCATGTAGAAACAAGATATCACTGTACGGTTTGTGAT GACTTTGACCTGTGTATAAGTTGTAAAGAGAAAGATGGTCATCCTCATCATATGGAGAAACTTGGTTTAGATTTAGATGATGGTTCATCGCCGGCCGATGCAAAGCAAGCAAATCCAcag GAGGCTCGTAAACTGTCGATACAAAGATGTATTCAATCGTTGGTACATGCGTGCCAGTGCAGAGATGCTAACTGTCGCCTACCCAGCTGTCAAAAGATGAAGAGAGTAGTAACGCATACAAAGGTTTGCAAGCGAAAGACGAATGGTGGCTGTCCAATATGTAAACAATTGATAGCGCTATGCTGTTACCATGCTAAACACTGCCAGGAGACTAAATGTCTAGTCCCGTTCTGCTCGAACATCAAACACAAGTTGAAGCAACAACAGCTTCAACAACGGTTACAGCAAGCGCAATTGTTGAG AAGAAGAATGGCTGTGATGAATACCCGACCAACGGGTCCTGTAGGAGCAATGCAAACTGGACAGCAAACTTCGAATGTTACTATGCCAACTGGTGTTGCTATGAAACCAGGAGTTAGCCCCACTAATTTACCTTCGCCGCACCAACCTGGAATAGGGCTGAAACCTGGCACACAAACACCACCTGCGCATGTTCTTCAGGTTGTTAAACAGGTACAAGAAGAAGCTGCAAGACAACAGGCGCCGCACGTAGGTTATGGCAAAGTAACGCCAGGCGGTGGTGTCGGTGTTGGAGTTGGCGTGGGAGGACAAACAGGTGGAGTGATGCCTCCACCACAAATGCAACGGCCGATGCCCGTccaaatggcaaatcccagtggtaCTCATCTCATTCCAATGGATCAGTGGACACCAAG CAGGTATCAAACGAGTGCGGTGATGCAACAAAATCCTGGTTTAAGGCAACAAACTCCGCAGCAATTAAtgcagcaacaacagcaacacCAGGGACAACCAGGAATGGGAATGGGAGGACAAATGCCGAGACAACCAGGCGTTATCGGTGGTCCGGTTAGTCAGGTTGGGCCGCAGGCTCAAAATAACATGCACAAGCATGTATTGCAGCAACTTATGCAGACTCTTAAGAATCCCCATACTCCCGAGCAACAAAACCAAATACTTCAAATACTCAAAAGTAATCCACCGATAATGGCCGCTTTCATCAAGCAACGG CAACAAAGTGGTCAGTACGGCGGTGGAGTTGGGGGACCTCTGGGTCCTAATCAGCCGCAACAACAACCTGGTTTGCAGCATATGATGTctcaacagcaacagcagcagcagcagcaacaacaacaccagcagcagcagcagcagcagcaacaacatcagcagcagcagcagcagcagcaaggtAGAATGCAGATACAAGCGATGCTGaatcaacagcagcagcagcagcagcagcaacaacaacagcagcagcagcagcagcctgTTCAGCAGCAACCGCAGTGGTACAAACAGCAAATGCTGGTGATGCAGCAGAGACAGCAGCAGgctcaacaacaacagcagcagcagcaacaacaacaacagcagcaaccGTTCACACAACCACCGGCGCCTCCTTATGGTCAACAGCGACCAATAAGGCCGTCCCTTCTCGGTAAGAGTCATTTGATTCCCGACAAAATGAGATTCGTCGAGCCGCTTGGTTCGTGGTCTAACGTTTGCCACGATTCCGCGTATTCTTCCTCAGGTTACAGTGGCTTTAGTGAACAAGGCTACGGTCAACCCGGTTTAAAACCAACTCCACCTCCGATACCTTCTCCGCAAGGTGTGATGGGACCTCCAGGGATCTCTGTACAGCAACAGCTCATGCAGTCCGTTCGATCTCCGCCACCTATTCGATCTCCTCAACCAAATCCTTCTCCGCGACCGGTTCCATCCCCGCGTAATCAACCAGTTCCTTCGCCTCGATCAGGGCCGGTACCATCACCTCATCATCATCCACCTCATGGTACGCCGACGCATTCACCGGCTCATGAACTCGGCGGTCCAAGCGAAATGATGCTCTCACAGTTGAACGGCGGCACGGGCACGCCAACAGGTCATCCGGGGACCATGCCTCATCACCCATCTCCGGCTCCACCGCCTACTAGTGGCACAGACTCCAGTGAAGTGACGCCTATGACGCCACAAGACCAACTCTCGAAATTTGTCGAAGGATTGTAG